Within the Micromonospora citrea genome, the region GGCGTGGTACTCGACGCTGTCGGCGGTCAGCTCCATGAAGGCCTCCTCCAGCGAGGCGGTGCGGGTGGTCAGTTCGTGCAGCCCGATGCCGTGGGCGAGCGCGAGGTCGCCGATCCGGGCGGCCGTCAGGCCGGTCACCACGAGGGCCCCGGCGTCGGCCGGTACGACCCGCGCGCCCTCGGCCGCCAGCACGACGGTCAGCGCGGCCGGGTCGGGCGTACGCACGGTCACGCTGGCGCGGGTGCCGCGGGCGGCGAACTCGGCGAGGCTCTGCTCCGCGATCAGCCGGCCGCGGCCGAGCACCACGAGCCGGTCCACACAGTGCTCCATCTCGCTCATCAGGTGGCTGGAGACGAAGACCGTCCGGCCCTCGTCGGCCAGCCGCCGGAACAGGTTCCGCACCCAGCGCACGCCCTCCGGGTCGAGGCCGTTGAACGGCTCGTCGAACAGGAGCACGGGCGGGTCGCCGAGCAGGGCGACGGCGATGCCGAGCCGCTGGCGCATGCCGAGGGAGAACCCGCCGATGCGCCGGGCCGCGGCGCCGGCCAGCCCCACCTCCCGCAG harbors:
- a CDS encoding ATP-binding cassette domain-containing protein, coding for MIELNALTKRYGDRTAVDDLTLTVRPGHVTGFLGPNGAGKSTTLRMILGLTTPTSGSATVDGVRFADRPRGLHHAGALLDAGDVHAGRTAAAHLSALARSNGIARARVDAVLREVGLAGAAARRIGGFSLGMRQRLGIAVALLGDPPVLLFDEPFNGLDPEGVRWVRNLFRRLADEGRTVFVSSHLMSEMEHCVDRLVVLGRGRLIAEQSLAEFAARGTRASVTVRTPDPAALTVVLAAEGARVVPADAGALVVTGLTAARIGDLALAHGIGLHELTTRTASLEEAFMELTADSVEYHAGEETR